One Catenulispora sp. EB89 DNA window includes the following coding sequences:
- a CDS encoding putative baseplate assembly protein, which produces MAMPSPNLDDRRFQQFVDDAKRYVQQRCPEWTDHNVSDPGVTLIEAVAYMADQLVYRLNRVPDKNYLAFLDLLGINRFPPAPARAEVTFRLSAPQPNTVLVPVGSQIATLRTESEEALVFSSAEPLRIVPCALTAVVVQNNGAGPTDRTVDVLDGKDVPVFSPAPSPGDALYFGLSAPVPSCLAVLRLSSQVDGVGVDPRQPPLVWEAWSADGWLPCEVDSDDTGGLNRPGDVAVHVPSRHIVSRLAGIEAAWLRCRVLEPRPAQPFYAVSPSLRGATARTMGGTVRALHSEAVRDEELGESSGVAGQRFRLSRTPVAVDDPMLQLDSSDGEGWQRWELVDTFAGSGPEDRHFQLDPVTGEIAFGPALRQPDGSVRQYGAVPLKGVRIRATAYRIGGGRSGNVARGALSVLRTSIPYVSSVENREAARGGVDGESVAEAKVRAPISLRAQDRAVTVRDYEELTRRAAPEAARIHCLPVDEQTKLNGKEAGIGAVRLLVVPQAVPDVGGFLRFEQLVPGDELLSRIAAYLDERRPIGTRLAVGPPYYQGVTAAVTLHAFRGAETDLVRTGAINALYSYLDPLTGGPTGGGWPFGRAVHSGELYAVLQRVPGVEMVDEVRLHPADPLTGKRGDAAERIELDPSALVFSYDHRVKVVGG; this is translated from the coding sequence ATGGCTATGCCCTCGCCGAACCTCGACGACCGCCGGTTCCAGCAGTTCGTGGACGACGCCAAGCGGTACGTCCAACAGCGCTGCCCGGAGTGGACGGACCACAACGTGTCCGACCCCGGCGTGACGCTGATCGAGGCCGTGGCCTACATGGCCGACCAGCTGGTCTACCGGCTGAACCGGGTCCCGGACAAGAACTACCTGGCGTTCCTGGACCTGTTGGGCATCAACCGGTTCCCGCCGGCGCCGGCGCGCGCCGAGGTCACCTTCCGGCTGTCCGCACCGCAGCCGAACACGGTGCTGGTCCCGGTCGGCTCGCAGATCGCGACCCTGCGCACCGAGTCCGAGGAGGCGCTGGTCTTCAGCTCCGCCGAGCCGCTGCGGATCGTGCCGTGCGCGCTGACCGCGGTGGTGGTGCAGAACAACGGCGCCGGCCCCACCGACCGCACCGTCGACGTGCTCGACGGCAAGGACGTGCCGGTATTCTCCCCGGCCCCCTCGCCCGGCGACGCGCTGTACTTCGGCCTGTCCGCGCCGGTGCCCTCGTGCCTGGCGGTGCTGCGGCTGAGCAGCCAGGTCGACGGCGTCGGCGTGGACCCGCGGCAGCCGCCGCTGGTCTGGGAGGCGTGGTCGGCCGACGGCTGGCTGCCGTGCGAGGTGGACTCCGACGACACCGGCGGCCTGAACCGGCCCGGGGACGTGGCCGTGCACGTCCCGTCCCGGCACATCGTCTCCCGGCTGGCCGGGATCGAGGCGGCGTGGCTGCGCTGCCGGGTGCTGGAACCGCGTCCGGCGCAGCCGTTCTACGCCGTCAGCCCGAGTCTGCGCGGCGCCACCGCGCGCACGATGGGCGGCACTGTCAGGGCCCTGCATTCCGAGGCGGTCCGGGACGAAGAGCTCGGCGAGTCCTCCGGGGTGGCCGGCCAGCGCTTCCGGCTGTCCCGCACGCCGGTCGCGGTCGACGACCCGATGCTCCAGCTCGACTCCTCCGACGGCGAGGGCTGGCAGCGCTGGGAGCTGGTCGACACCTTCGCCGGCTCCGGGCCGGAGGACCGGCACTTCCAGCTCGACCCGGTGACCGGCGAGATCGCCTTCGGTCCGGCGCTGCGGCAGCCCGACGGCAGCGTGCGGCAGTACGGCGCGGTCCCGCTCAAGGGCGTGCGGATCCGGGCCACCGCCTACCGGATCGGCGGCGGCCGGTCCGGGAACGTCGCACGCGGCGCTCTCAGTGTCCTGCGAACCTCGATCCCGTATGTTTCCAGCGTGGAGAACCGCGAGGCCGCGCGCGGCGGCGTGGACGGCGAGTCGGTCGCCGAGGCGAAGGTGCGCGCCCCGATCTCGCTGCGGGCCCAGGACCGCGCGGTCACGGTCCGGGACTACGAAGAGCTCACCCGCCGCGCGGCCCCGGAAGCCGCGCGCATCCACTGCCTGCCGGTCGACGAGCAGACCAAGCTCAACGGCAAGGAGGCCGGGATCGGCGCGGTCCGGCTGCTCGTGGTGCCGCAGGCCGTACCGGACGTCGGCGGCTTCCTGCGCTTCGAGCAGCTGGTCCCGGGCGACGAACTGCTCAGCCGGATCGCCGCCTACCTGGACGAGCGGCGCCCGATCGGCACCCGGCTGGCCGTCGGCCCGCCGTACTACCAGGGCGTCACGGCCGCGGTGACGCTGCACGCCTTCCGCGGCGCCGAGACCGACCTGGTCCGCACCGGCGCGATCAACGCCCTGTACTCCTACCTCGATCCGCTGACCGGCGGCCCGACCGGCGGGGGCTGGCCGTTCGGCCGCGCGGTCCACTCCGGCGAGCTGTACGCGGTGCTGCAGCGGGTCCCGGGCGTGGAGATGGTCGACGAGGTGCGCCTGCACCCGGCCGACCCGCTGACCGGCAAGCGCGGCGACGCCGCCGAACGGATCGAACTGGACCCCTCGGCCCTGGTGTTCTCCTACGATCACCGGGTGAAGGTGGTGGGCGGATGA
- a CDS encoding phage tail protein, whose translation MRGAVDGLGSPFPLGEQLPSVYADDDFAQRFVGGLDDLFAPLLSVLDNIAAYLRPELAPPDFVSWLGGWVGAELSGDESDPDLRAAVSGAAAMHRHRGTVHGLAEAVRLGFGIEPRITESGGMSWSARPLGPLPGEPEPRLEVRLTAAQARSVDLARLQALVASVRPAHVPCSIVVEKS comes from the coding sequence ATGAGGGGCGCGGTCGACGGGCTCGGCAGCCCCTTCCCGCTCGGCGAGCAGCTGCCGAGCGTCTACGCCGACGACGACTTCGCGCAGCGGTTCGTCGGCGGCCTGGACGACCTGTTCGCGCCGCTGCTCTCGGTGCTGGACAACATCGCGGCCTACCTGCGGCCCGAGCTCGCGCCCCCGGACTTCGTGTCCTGGCTCGGCGGCTGGGTCGGCGCCGAGCTGTCCGGGGACGAGTCCGACCCCGACCTGCGCGCGGCGGTGTCCGGCGCGGCCGCCATGCACCGGCACCGCGGCACCGTGCACGGCCTGGCCGAGGCCGTCCGGCTCGGCTTCGGCATCGAGCCGCGGATCACCGAGAGCGGCGGCATGTCCTGGTCGGCGCGCCCGCTCGGGCCGCTGCCCGGGGAGCCCGAGCCGCGCCTGGAGGTGCGGCTGACCGCCGCGCAGGCCCGCTCGGTCGACCTGGCCCGGCTGCAGGCGCTCGTCGCCTCGGTCCGGCCGGCGCACGTGCCGTGTTCCATCGTCGTCGAAAAATCCTGA
- a CDS encoding LuxR C-terminal-related transcriptional regulator → MAADPVLRAGIVNLLDHRSEIELLDADGPGRDPLIVMCADDAGELLAAGPQNAPKPAYTVLVVSRMNKAQLLEVVELGVTAVVWRREATADRLVRAVQLVDRGAGDLPADLLGGLLGEVGRARRARGAGTEPLPMGLSSREVDVIRLVSEGMETKEIAAKLCYSERTIKGVLHDVMTRLELRNRAHVVAHAAREGYLRWT, encoded by the coding sequence ATGGCCGCCGATCCGGTGCTCCGCGCCGGGATCGTCAACCTGCTCGACCACCGTTCCGAGATCGAGCTGCTGGATGCGGACGGCCCCGGCCGCGACCCGCTGATCGTGATGTGCGCCGACGACGCCGGCGAGCTGCTGGCCGCCGGGCCCCAGAACGCGCCCAAGCCCGCGTACACCGTCCTCGTGGTGAGCCGGATGAACAAGGCCCAGCTGCTGGAGGTGGTCGAGCTCGGCGTGACCGCCGTGGTCTGGCGCCGCGAGGCCACCGCCGACCGGCTGGTGCGCGCCGTCCAACTGGTCGACCGGGGCGCCGGCGACCTGCCGGCCGATCTGCTCGGCGGCCTGCTCGGCGAGGTCGGCCGGGCCCGGCGGGCGCGCGGCGCCGGCACCGAGCCGCTGCCGATGGGCCTGTCCAGCCGCGAGGTGGACGTCATCCGCCTGGTGTCCGAGGGCATGGAGACCAAGGAGATAGCGGCGAAGCTGTGCTACTCCGAGCGCACCATCAAGGGCGTGCTGCACGACGTGATGACGCGGCTGGAGCTGCGCAACCGGGCGCACGTGGTCGCGCATGCCGCCCGCGAGGGCTACCTGCGCTGGACCTGA
- a CDS encoding DUF4255 domain-containing protein produces MIPEIDEALRSLLRSSLPDKGVEIAFDAPTRDWAARRNTPTVDAYLYDIREDLSRRERGVVAIRDERGIVVRRRQPPRYFRLSYLVTAWTKRAEDEHRLLAVVLGCLLAHDSLPIPEGPGQLSALGLQVPMTPAAPPQESRSIADIWSALGGDLKPSLDLVITAPYPVGPEYPVGPAVTEGAGLRSHRLDEPEAEAPLRLRRYGKIER; encoded by the coding sequence TTGATCCCCGAAATCGACGAGGCGTTGCGCAGCCTGCTGCGATCCTCCCTCCCGGACAAGGGCGTGGAGATCGCCTTCGACGCCCCCACCCGGGACTGGGCCGCGCGCCGCAACACGCCCACGGTCGACGCCTACCTCTACGACATCCGCGAGGATCTCAGCCGGCGGGAGCGCGGCGTCGTGGCGATCCGCGACGAGCGCGGCATCGTCGTGCGCCGCCGCCAGCCCCCGCGCTACTTCCGCCTGTCCTACCTGGTGACCGCCTGGACCAAGCGCGCCGAGGACGAGCACCGGCTGCTGGCCGTGGTGCTCGGCTGCCTGCTCGCGCACGACTCGCTGCCGATCCCCGAAGGCCCCGGCCAACTCTCCGCCCTCGGCCTGCAAGTCCCGATGACCCCGGCCGCACCGCCGCAGGAGTCCCGCTCCATCGCCGACATCTGGTCGGCCCTCGGCGGCGACCTCAAGCCCTCCCTGGACCTGGTGATCACCGCGCCGTACCCGGTGGGCCCCGAGTACCCGGTCGGGCCGGCGGTCACCGAGGGCGCCGGACTGCGCAGCCACCGGCTCGACGAACCGGAGGCCGAGGCGCCGCTGCGGCTGCGCCGCTACGGGAAGATCGAGCGATGA
- a CDS encoding ATP-binding protein, whose amino-acid sequence MSGGSPSDAAARIPADAAAARRCLDRLAEQVRDLIEARSEQDPSADDPLRGLRLSADHVEWLLDADPAHGSVVAPSAEWPRLAGLSEAFGLTDFDLAVLVLALAPDLDRVFESCYGYLNDDVTRRRATVGLALDLCGYQAWDPAARARFGAGAPLVEGGLLELEDADRPLLSRALRVPDRVVAHLLGDDTPDDILHGLIQTIASNADSHTDSSAGVSDSNAVDPAAPDAATLAEIARRPGLVELLRAGPTLIQLREHRKGSADAVALALFAAAGRPALRITLTEQVLARADQIVPALVREARLRRAGLVVFLPEPVDPGPLCTDRVPVLLVGEARRESGGWPVRPLVVDIESPPGGAPEWIARWHTELGPVAPGTDLEATVAPFRLTATGIARAAGTARALAALEGRQPDETHIRRAARQENARGMGPGVRHVEPAVGWPDLVLPETEGARLRELVDRVRNRDRVLGAWGLRTGGGRGRGVAALFAGESGTGKTLAAEVVAGELGLDLYVVELSALVDKYVGETEKNLERLFAEADRVDAVILFDEADAVFGKRSETKDAHDRYANMESAYLLQRLESFNGVALLTTNLRANIDDAFTRRFDLIVDFPFPDAALRKALWQRCLAGPVPLEPDVADGSALAPVADRFELAGGAIRAAATTAAYLAAAEGRSVGAEDLLTGARREYRKMGRLSEEDLVGLEF is encoded by the coding sequence ATGAGCGGCGGGAGCCCCTCCGACGCGGCCGCCAGGATTCCCGCCGACGCGGCCGCGGCCCGCCGCTGCCTGGACCGGCTGGCGGAGCAAGTCAGAGACCTGATCGAGGCACGCTCGGAGCAGGACCCGAGCGCCGACGATCCGCTGCGCGGGCTGCGGCTGTCCGCGGACCACGTCGAATGGCTGCTGGATGCCGATCCGGCGCACGGGAGCGTGGTGGCTCCGAGCGCCGAATGGCCACGGCTGGCCGGGCTGAGCGAGGCGTTCGGGCTCACCGACTTCGACCTGGCCGTCCTGGTGCTGGCTCTGGCACCGGACCTCGACCGGGTCTTCGAGTCCTGCTACGGCTACCTGAACGACGACGTGACCCGACGGCGCGCCACCGTCGGCCTGGCGCTCGACCTGTGCGGATACCAGGCCTGGGATCCGGCGGCGCGGGCCCGCTTCGGCGCCGGAGCGCCGCTGGTCGAAGGCGGGCTGCTGGAGCTCGAGGACGCCGATCGGCCGCTGCTGTCCCGAGCGCTGCGCGTGCCAGACCGCGTGGTGGCGCATCTGCTCGGCGACGACACCCCCGACGACATCCTGCACGGCCTGATTCAGACCATTGCTTCCAACGCCGATTCCCACACCGATTCCTCCGCCGGCGTATCCGACAGCAACGCAGTTGATCCGGCCGCCCCCGACGCCGCGACCCTCGCCGAAATCGCCCGCCGCCCCGGCCTGGTCGAGCTCCTGCGCGCCGGCCCCACCCTGATCCAGCTCCGCGAGCACCGCAAAGGCAGCGCCGACGCGGTCGCCCTGGCGCTGTTCGCCGCCGCCGGCCGTCCCGCGCTCCGCATCACCCTCACGGAGCAGGTCCTGGCGCGCGCCGACCAGATCGTCCCCGCGCTCGTCCGCGAAGCCCGCCTGCGCCGCGCCGGCCTGGTCGTGTTCCTGCCCGAACCCGTGGATCCGGGCCCGCTGTGCACCGACCGGGTGCCGGTCCTGCTGGTCGGCGAGGCGCGCCGCGAATCGGGCGGCTGGCCGGTGCGTCCGCTCGTCGTGGACATCGAGTCCCCGCCCGGCGGCGCACCGGAGTGGATCGCCCGCTGGCACACCGAGCTCGGTCCGGTCGCCCCCGGAACGGACCTGGAAGCGACCGTCGCGCCGTTCCGCCTCACCGCGACCGGAATCGCCCGGGCCGCCGGCACGGCCCGCGCCCTCGCCGCGCTCGAAGGCCGCCAGCCCGACGAGACGCACATCCGCCGCGCGGCGCGCCAGGAGAACGCGCGCGGCATGGGACCCGGCGTCCGGCACGTCGAACCCGCCGTCGGCTGGCCGGACCTGGTCCTGCCGGAGACCGAGGGCGCGCGCCTGCGCGAGCTGGTCGACCGCGTCCGCAACCGGGACCGCGTCCTGGGCGCCTGGGGCCTGCGCACCGGCGGCGGCCGGGGCCGCGGCGTCGCGGCGTTGTTCGCGGGGGAGTCCGGCACCGGCAAGACCCTCGCGGCCGAGGTGGTGGCCGGCGAGCTGGGCCTGGACCTGTACGTGGTCGAACTCAGTGCCCTGGTCGACAAGTACGTCGGCGAGACCGAGAAGAACCTGGAGCGCCTGTTCGCCGAGGCCGACCGGGTCGACGCGGTCATCCTGTTCGACGAGGCCGACGCGGTCTTCGGCAAGCGCTCGGAGACCAAGGACGCGCACGACCGCTACGCCAACATGGAGAGCGCCTACCTGTTGCAGCGCCTGGAGTCCTTCAACGGCGTCGCCCTGCTCACCACCAACCTGCGGGCCAACATCGACGACGCCTTCACCCGCCGCTTCGACCTGATCGTCGACTTCCCCTTCCCCGACGCTGCACTGCGCAAGGCCCTGTGGCAGCGCTGCCTGGCCGGGCCGGTCCCGCTGGAGCCCGACGTCGCCGACGGCTCGGCGCTGGCCCCGGTCGCCGACCGCTTCGAACTGGCCGGCGGCGCGATCCGCGCCGCCGCCACCACCGCGGCGTACCTCGCGGCGGCCGAGGGACGTTCGGTGGGCGCCGAGGACCTGCTCACCGGGGCCCGCCGGGAGTACCGCAAGATGGGCCGGCTGTCCGAGGAAGACCTGGTGGGCCTGGAGTTCTGA
- a CDS encoding DUF4157 domain-containing protein has product MRDQDPGKAGKKSEARSAPAARSGAAQSTDPTGILTLQRSIGNAAVVQLLAAAGDEYSQERHSHGPGCGHGVVGDVGGGVAPVQRSEVQSVLSSPGQPLAGPVRAEMETRLGADFADVRLHTGGAARRSAAEIGARAYTSGSHVVIGDGGADKHTLAHELTHVIQQRSGPVAATDNGSGLKVSDPSDRFEREAEANATRALGAPLPTAPTAPTQADASAGGADTTGSVQRTASSASSASSASSATSAAPAVTDQIQRAGGTSLLERGKAAVKKGAHTADSAADKSASRSAPVADFMAGGFNAGGNTPGDFGIASGIGAAAIVGGVLATPDMASSLLVVCHRFSAWRHAPEGEEKTKARNKLLKALADTTSNGSAVSGGVATGVGTVTGAVGPGIAGGSLGVFTGLYTAITKAVSAYKTHEKKEALKKADFAEKDFRKLLKEFQDLSKRLDENHEQQVANLKEQFELENRQLQQLPSAARRVKEAALTARQNDRLADCDSRYALSKTTVQDSIAECAEAANLQGAKELGVRKSDRKTVRDLLGALGGTMGISAGALSIVAVALGLTAGAIPIAGWAIAAVAGMVAAGTLSWIFVNKVRANLKAMSSDPAFKDHSGWGLFYEAMKVWKPKAESSRDRAAATLFEGLSSQYSENKAGAEALVKALSLDPEQLLKMPEAKDAIAKIKGRLAST; this is encoded by the coding sequence ATGCGTGATCAGGACCCTGGCAAGGCCGGCAAGAAGAGCGAGGCGCGGTCGGCCCCGGCGGCCCGTTCCGGCGCCGCGCAGTCCACCGATCCGACCGGCATCCTGACCCTCCAGCGCAGCATCGGGAACGCCGCTGTCGTGCAGCTGCTGGCGGCGGCCGGCGACGAGTACTCCCAGGAGCGCCACAGCCACGGCCCCGGCTGCGGACACGGCGTCGTCGGCGACGTTGGCGGTGGCGTGGCGCCGGTGCAGCGCTCCGAGGTCCAGTCGGTCCTGTCCTCCCCGGGCCAGCCGCTGGCCGGACCGGTGCGCGCCGAGATGGAGACCCGGCTCGGCGCCGACTTCGCCGACGTGCGCCTGCACACCGGCGGTGCCGCGCGCCGCTCCGCCGCCGAGATCGGCGCGCGCGCCTACACCTCCGGCAGCCACGTCGTCATCGGCGACGGCGGCGCCGACAAGCACACGCTCGCGCACGAGCTCACGCACGTCATCCAGCAGCGCAGTGGCCCGGTCGCCGCGACCGACAACGGCTCCGGCCTCAAGGTCTCCGACCCCTCGGACCGTTTCGAGCGCGAGGCGGAGGCCAACGCCACGCGCGCGCTCGGTGCGCCGCTGCCGACGGCTCCGACGGCTCCGACGCAAGCTGATGCGAGTGCCGGAGGCGCCGACACGACCGGCTCGGTGCAGCGCACCGCGTCGTCCGCGTCGTCCGCGTCGTCCGCGTCGTCCGCAACCTCCGCCGCCCCGGCCGTCACCGACCAGATCCAGCGCGCCGGCGGCACCAGCCTGCTGGAGCGCGGCAAGGCCGCGGTGAAGAAGGGCGCGCACACCGCCGACAGCGCCGCGGACAAGTCGGCGAGCCGCAGCGCCCCGGTCGCGGACTTCATGGCCGGCGGGTTCAACGCCGGCGGCAACACCCCGGGCGACTTCGGCATCGCCAGCGGCATCGGCGCGGCCGCCATCGTCGGCGGCGTGCTGGCGACCCCGGACATGGCCAGCTCGCTGCTCGTGGTGTGCCACCGCTTCTCGGCCTGGCGCCACGCCCCCGAGGGCGAGGAGAAGACCAAGGCCCGCAACAAGCTCCTGAAGGCGCTCGCGGACACCACGTCGAACGGCTCGGCGGTATCCGGCGGCGTCGCCACCGGGGTCGGCACCGTCACCGGAGCCGTCGGCCCGGGCATCGCCGGCGGCTCGCTCGGCGTCTTCACCGGCCTCTACACCGCCATCACCAAGGCGGTCAGCGCTTACAAGACGCACGAGAAGAAGGAAGCGCTGAAAAAGGCTGACTTCGCGGAGAAGGACTTCAGGAAGCTGCTCAAGGAGTTCCAGGACCTGTCCAAGCGCCTGGACGAGAACCACGAGCAGCAGGTGGCGAACCTGAAGGAGCAGTTCGAGCTGGAGAACCGGCAGCTCCAGCAGCTCCCCTCGGCGGCCCGCCGAGTCAAGGAGGCCGCGCTGACGGCCCGCCAGAACGACCGGCTGGCCGACTGCGACTCCCGCTACGCGCTGAGCAAGACGACGGTGCAGGACAGCATCGCCGAGTGCGCGGAAGCAGCGAACCTGCAGGGCGCGAAGGAACTCGGCGTCCGCAAGAGCGACCGCAAGACGGTCCGCGACCTGCTGGGCGCGCTCGGCGGGACGATGGGCATCTCCGCCGGCGCCCTGTCGATCGTGGCCGTCGCCCTGGGCCTGACCGCCGGTGCGATCCCGATCGCCGGCTGGGCCATCGCCGCGGTCGCCGGCATGGTCGCCGCCGGCACCCTGAGCTGGATCTTCGTGAACAAGGTGCGGGCCAACCTCAAGGCGATGTCGTCGGACCCGGCGTTCAAGGACCATTCCGGATGGGGCCTGTTCTACGAGGCCATGAAGGTCTGGAAGCCGAAGGCCGAGAGTTCGCGCGACCGGGCGGCCGCGACCCTGTTCGAGGGCCTGAGCTCTCAGTACTCGGAGAACAAGGCCGGGGCCGAAGCGCTGGTCAAGGCGCTGAGTCTGGATCCGGAGCAGCTGCTGAAGATGCCCGAGGCCAAGGACGCGATCGCGAAGATTAAGGGCAGGCTTGCCTCAACATGA
- a CDS encoding FAD-dependent oxidoreductase, producing the protein MTDEAYWTNGGGETGYPRLDGRGRADVAVIGGGAAGLWTAWELARTGRRVAVLEAGRIVEAAKGGGAGQASMIQTLAYDRIARAAGPDAARCFAEAQALAVERLAEVAGALDADCELERRPAYIYAADEHALPELHEEWAAAIEAGVPAVYGGGSGLPSPILGAMSVDAQLQFHPRKLLMALARDLVRRGSAVYEHSRVVTVDEGEPCVVMTENGGSVAAEHVVVATGFPIAAPSAVRRALRPRRELLLAGPVPAGQAPDGMYTAVGDLGGSVRTAPMPDGADGAGGADGTDRADRSDRAGGSDGRRMVVVAGEQHEPGSGGIGERFARLSAWAAAAVGLTEVTHRWSAQDYETADHLPVIGRASADPDRRGVWLATGFGGWDATNAVLAGRLIKAGIRGEKLPAWAGPFAPLRLEQDLRPEDTWSGPVRSIVRHRVEPDERQALDAIRPGDGAVVEVGGEHCAAYRDESGLLRMVSALCPHRGCTVGFNDAEKTWECPCHGSRFAPDGALLQGPAVEPLAPARAYLALAAAE; encoded by the coding sequence ATGACCGACGAGGCTTACTGGACGAACGGCGGCGGCGAGACGGGGTACCCGAGGCTGGACGGTCGAGGCCGAGCCGACGTGGCGGTCATCGGCGGCGGCGCCGCCGGACTGTGGACGGCCTGGGAGCTGGCCCGGACCGGACGCCGGGTGGCGGTGCTGGAGGCCGGGCGCATCGTGGAGGCCGCCAAAGGCGGCGGAGCGGGTCAGGCCTCGATGATCCAGACCCTGGCCTACGACCGCATTGCGCGCGCCGCCGGCCCGGACGCGGCCCGGTGCTTCGCCGAGGCGCAGGCGCTCGCCGTGGAACGCCTCGCCGAGGTGGCCGGGGCCCTGGACGCCGACTGCGAACTGGAGCGGCGCCCGGCGTACATCTACGCCGCCGACGAGCACGCGCTGCCGGAGCTGCACGAGGAGTGGGCCGCCGCGATCGAGGCCGGCGTCCCGGCCGTCTACGGCGGCGGCAGCGGACTGCCGTCGCCGATACTCGGCGCGATGAGCGTCGACGCCCAGCTCCAGTTCCACCCGCGCAAGCTGCTCATGGCGCTGGCCCGCGACCTCGTCCGGCGCGGTTCGGCAGTGTACGAACACAGCCGCGTGGTCACGGTCGACGAAGGAGAACCCTGCGTCGTCATGACCGAGAACGGCGGTTCGGTCGCCGCCGAGCACGTGGTGGTGGCCACCGGCTTCCCGATCGCCGCGCCCTCGGCCGTCCGGCGCGCGCTGCGGCCCCGGCGTGAGCTGCTGCTGGCCGGGCCGGTGCCGGCCGGGCAGGCGCCGGACGGGATGTACACGGCCGTTGGCGACCTCGGCGGATCGGTCCGCACCGCGCCGATGCCCGATGGGGCCGACGGAGCCGGCGGAGCCGACGGGACTGACCGGGCTGACAGGTCTGACCGGGCCGGCGGATCCGACGGCCGCCGCATGGTCGTCGTCGCGGGGGAGCAGCACGAGCCCGGCTCCGGCGGCATCGGCGAGCGCTTCGCGCGGCTGTCCGCGTGGGCCGCTGCTGCCGTCGGCCTGACCGAGGTGACCCACCGCTGGTCGGCTCAGGACTATGAGACCGCCGACCACCTGCCGGTGATCGGGCGGGCCTCGGCCGACCCGGACCGGCGCGGCGTCTGGCTCGCGACCGGGTTCGGCGGCTGGGACGCGACGAACGCGGTGCTGGCCGGGCGCCTCATCAAGGCCGGGATCCGCGGCGAGAAGCTGCCGGCGTGGGCCGGGCCGTTCGCGCCGCTGCGGCTGGAGCAGGACCTGCGGCCGGAGGACACCTGGAGCGGGCCGGTCCGCTCGATCGTCCGGCACCGCGTCGAGCCCGACGAGCGGCAGGCGCTGGACGCGATCCGGCCCGGCGACGGCGCGGTGGTGGAGGTCGGCGGCGAGCACTGCGCGGCCTACCGCGACGAGAGCGGGCTGCTGCGGATGGTCTCGGCGCTGTGCCCGCACCGGGGCTGCACCGTGGGCTTCAACGACGCGGAGAAGACGTGGGAGTGCCCGTGCCACGGATCCCGCTTCGCCCCGGACGGCGCGCTGCTCCAGGGTCCGGCCGTCGAGCCGCTGGCCCCGGCGCGCGCCTATCTGGCACTGGCGGCGGCGGAATGA
- a CDS encoding adhesin: MLSLTDRAAAAIQVLTSNSELPPDTAGLRIVAADPSLNGNQDQFSASLATGPDAGDQVVESGPARIFLESTAATVLDGRELDATVDVDGSVKFVVGEPGL; encoded by the coding sequence GTGCTGTCTCTCACCGATCGGGCCGCGGCCGCCATTCAGGTCCTGACCTCGAACTCCGAACTCCCACCGGACACCGCCGGGCTGCGCATCGTGGCCGCCGACCCGAGCCTGAACGGCAACCAGGACCAGTTCTCGGCGTCCCTGGCCACCGGCCCCGACGCCGGGGACCAGGTCGTGGAGTCGGGTCCGGCGCGTATCTTCCTGGAGTCCACGGCCGCCACCGTGCTGGACGGCCGCGAGCTCGACGCGACCGTCGACGTCGACGGGAGCGTGAAGTTCGTGGTCGGGGAGCCGGGCTTGTAG
- a CDS encoding CGNR zinc finger domain-containing protein: protein MKLLAYADRAVELVNTDDHGAGLDRLQSCDDVCRLMPQGWNVSRTAAEAGLDELREARPRLRRVFELAATGRVERATDALNKLLCDFPVSASISDHVNGDWHLHLTDEPKGPARSYLTGAAFGLACTIAERGPERLGVCEALPCRKVFVDTTTNSSRRYCSDKCATRANVAAYRARKRGDA, encoded by the coding sequence ATGAAGCTCCTCGCCTACGCCGACCGAGCAGTCGAGCTGGTGAACACGGACGACCACGGGGCCGGCCTGGACCGGCTGCAATCGTGCGACGACGTGTGCCGCCTGATGCCGCAGGGCTGGAACGTGTCCCGCACCGCGGCCGAAGCGGGCCTGGACGAGCTGCGCGAGGCCCGCCCCCGGCTGCGGCGCGTCTTCGAGCTCGCGGCCACCGGCCGGGTCGAGCGCGCCACCGACGCCCTGAACAAGCTCCTGTGCGACTTCCCGGTCTCGGCGTCGATCAGCGACCACGTGAACGGCGACTGGCACCTGCACCTCACCGACGAGCCGAAGGGCCCGGCCCGCTCCTACCTGACCGGGGCGGCCTTCGGCCTGGCGTGCACGATCGCGGAACGCGGCCCGGAGCGCCTGGGGGTGTGCGAGGCGCTGCCGTGCCGGAAGGTGTTCGTCGACACCACCACGAACAGCTCGCGGCGGTACTGCTCGGACAAGTGCGCGACCAGGGCCAACGTCGCGGCCTATCGGGCACGCAAGCGCGGCGACGCTTAG